From the Meleagris gallopavo isolate NT-WF06-2002-E0010 breed Aviagen turkey brand Nicholas breeding stock chromosome 17, Turkey_5.1, whole genome shotgun sequence genome, one window contains:
- the LOC104913579 gene encoding leucine-rich repeat-containing protein 74B-like isoform X3, whose amino-acid sequence MSCISLAVWAWRTWSSGCDSCHPSAFSNNRISVEGALRLAVGLRENKTLKILKMIRNPMQNEGCCGVLKALQANSGTGMEILDLPDIPVSKELAELCEAVQTLLPNLLLRRGGSTKLQRKSLLAVELWPQPKVLGNSHNSALISLAL is encoded by the exons ATGTCTTGTATCAGCCTGGCTGTGTGGGCATGGAGAACCTGGAGCTCAGGCTGTGACTCATGCCATCCATCTGCTTTTAGCAATAATCGTATTTCTGTGGAAGGAGCTCTGCGACTGGCAGTTGGCCTGAGAGAAAACAAGACTCTGAAGATCCTTAAG ATGATCAGAAATCCCATGCAGAACGAAGGATGCTGTGGGGTCCTCAAAGCTCTACAGGCAAATTCTGGCACTGGCATGGAGATCCTGGACCTGCCA GACATTCCTGTGAGCAAAGAGttggcagagctgtgtgagGCCGTGCAAACACTTCTCCCAAATCTTCTTCTCCGACGTGGTGGAAGCACAAAATTGCAGAGGAAAAGTCTGTTGGCAGTCGAGCTTTGGCCTCAGCCCAAAGTGTTGGGTAATTCCCATAACTCTGCCTTAAT CTCCTTGGCCTTGTGA
- the SLC7A4 gene encoding cationic amino acid transporter 4 — MARWLPRSTDLTRFCQKLNRVKTLEADMMETSFNRCLSTIDLTLLGIGGMVGSGLYVLTGTVAKEIAGPAVIVSFIIAGFASLLAALCYAEFGARVPKTGSAYMFTYVSVGEIWAFLIGWNVLLEYMIGGAAVARAWSGYLDSIFNHKIKNFTETHVGTWQVPFLAHYPDFLAAAILLVATAFISFGAKVSSWLNHVFSAVSMGVILFILIMGFVLAQPKNWSAQEGGFAPYGLSGIMAGTATCFYAFVGFDVIAASSEEARNPQKAVPRAIAFSLGLATGAYILVSMVLTLMVPWHTLDPDSALADAFYRRGYSWAGFLVAAGSICAMNTVLLSNLFSLPRIVYAMAEDGLFFQVFSRVHPRTQVPVIGIVVFGLLMALLALVFDLEALVQFLSIGTLLAYTFVAASIIVLRFQQQKADGPTQPAGSQPNPEQREGIAAPELKEYESFSDKLQLVGSDKSKEHREPGQLKAAFEPYLEFLSDFYPGEVVTVAVVTLMVSAVCLCSILVFGNTHLHLPTWSYSLLLVLFSLGFVLSLLLIWAHEQQRSTQTFQIPLVPLSPALSIVLNIYLMLKLSYMTWLRFAIWLILGLLVYFGYGIWHSKENLRESRPQRVSARYVVFPSGSLEETVQAVQPSPQPAAGLPDTDTTEVKR; from the exons ATGGCGAGATGGCTGCCTCGCTCCACGGACTTGACCCGCTTCTGCCAGAAACTCAACAGAGTGAAGACCTTGGAGGCCGACATGATGGAGACGTCCTTCAACAGGTGCCTTTCCACCATCGACTTGACGCTGCTGGGCATCGGGGGCATGGTGGGCTCTGGGCTTTATGTCCTCACGGGCACCGTGGCCAAGGAGATCGCCGGCCCCGCCGTCATCGTCTCCTTCATCATTGCTGGCTTCGCCTCCCTCCTGGCTGCTCTCTGCTACGCTGAGTTTGGGGCCCGGGTGCCCAAGACGGGCTCTGCCTACATGTTCACCTACGTGTCCGTGGGTGAGATTTGGGCTTTTCTCATCGGCTGGAACGTGCTGTTGGAGTACATGATCGGGGGCGCAGCGGTGGCCAGGGCCTGGAGCGGTTACCTGGACTCCATCTTCAACCACAAAATTAAGAACTTCACCGAGACCCACGTTGGCACCTGGCAGGTGCCTTTCCTGGCCCACTACCCTGACTTCCTGGCGGCTGCCATCTTGCTGGTGGCCACCGCCTTCATCTCCTTTGGGGCCAAAGTGTCCTCCTGGCTCAACCACGTCTTCTCGGCCGTCAGCATGGGCGTCATCCTCTTCATTCTCATCATGGGCTTCGTTCTTGCGCAGCCCAAGAACTGGAGTGCCCAGGAGGGAGGCTTTGCCCCCTATGGGCTGTCGGGCATCATGGCTGGCACGGCCACCTGCTTCTACGCCTTTGTGGGCTTCGATGTCATCGCAGCCTCCAGCGAAGAAGCCAGGAACCCGCAGAAGGCCGTCCCCAGGGCCATTGCATTCTCCTTGGGGTTGGCCACCGGTGCTTACATCCTCGTGTCCATGGTGCTGACGCTGATGGTGCCCTGGCACACGTTGGATCCCGACTCTGCCCTGGCTGACGCTTTCTACAGGAGGGGCTATTCCTGGGCAGGATTCCTGGTGGCTGCCGGCTCCATCTGCG CGATGAACACGGTCCTGCTGAGCAACCTCTTCTCCCTGCCACGCATCGTCTACGCCATGGCCGAGGACGGGCTCTTCTTCCAGGTGTTCTCCCGGGTGCACCCGCGCACACAGGTGCCCGTCATCGGCATCGTGGTCTTTGGGCTGCTCATGGCCCTGTTGGCCCTCGTCTTTGACCTGGAGGCTCTGGTGCAGTTCCTGTCCATTGGCACGCTGCTGGCCTACACCTTCGTGGCCGCCAGCATCATCGTGCTGCgcttccagcagcagaaggcGGATGGCCCCACGCAGCCGGCCGGCAGCCAGCCCAACCCTGAGCAGCGTGAGGGCATCGCTGCCCCCGAGCTGAAGGAGTACGAGTCCTTCTCCGACAAGCTGCAGCTGGTGGGGAGTGACAAGAGCAAGGAGCACCGTGAGCCAGGGCAGCTGAAGGCAGCCTTCGAGCCCTACCTGGAGTTTCTCAGTGACTTCTACCCGGGCGAGGTGGTCACGGTGGCTGTGGTGACCCTGATGGTGTCTGCTGTCTGCCTTTGCTCCATCTTGGTGTTTGGCAACACCCACCTCCACCTGCCCACCTGGAGCTACTCCCTGCTGCTCGTCCTCTTCAGCCTGGGCTTCGTGCTCAGCCTCCTCCTCATCTGGGCACACGAGCAGCAGCGCAGCACCCAGACCTTCCAG ATCCCTCTGGTTCCCCTGtccccagcactgagcattGTCCTCAACATCTATCTCATGCTGAAGCTCAGCTACATGACGTGGCTCCGCTTTGCTATTTGGCTCATCCTTG GCCTGCTCGTCTACTTTGGCTACGGCATCTGGCACAGCAAGGAGAACCTACGGGAGTCACGACCGCAGCGTGTCAGCGCCCGCTACGTGGTGTTCCCCAGTGGCAGCCTGGAGGAGAcggtgcaggcagtgcagcccagccctcAGCCTGCCGCCGGGCTGCCAGACACCGACACCACTGAGGTCAAGAGATGA
- the LOC104913579 gene encoding leucine-rich repeat-containing protein 74B-like isoform X1 — protein sequence MSCISLAVWAWRTWSSGCDSCHPSAFSNNRISVEGALRLAVGLRENKTLKILKMIRNPMQNEGCCGVLKALQANSGTGMEILDLPDIPVSKELAELCEAVQTLLPNLLLRRGGSTKLQRKSLLAVELWPQPKVLGNSHNSALMMHNSFFFEFHIGWMLQAARKQDGHSAVIQH from the exons ATGTCTTGTATCAGCCTGGCTGTGTGGGCATGGAGAACCTGGAGCTCAGGCTGTGACTCATGCCATCCATCTGCTTTTAGCAATAATCGTATTTCTGTGGAAGGAGCTCTGCGACTGGCAGTTGGCCTGAGAGAAAACAAGACTCTGAAGATCCTTAAG ATGATCAGAAATCCCATGCAGAACGAAGGATGCTGTGGGGTCCTCAAAGCTCTACAGGCAAATTCTGGCACTGGCATGGAGATCCTGGACCTGCCA GACATTCCTGTGAGCAAAGAGttggcagagctgtgtgagGCCGTGCAAACACTTCTCCCAAATCTTCTTCTCCGACGTGGTGGAAGCACAAAATTGCAGAGGAAAAGTCTGTTGGCAGTCGAGCTTTGGCCTCAGCCCAAAGTGTTGGGTAATTCCCATAACTCTGCCTTAAT GATGCAcaactctttcttttttgagtTTCACATTGGATGGATGCTACAAGCTGCCAGGAAACAGGACGGGCACTCAGCAGTGAttcagcactga
- the LOC104913579 gene encoding leucine-rich repeat-containing protein 74B-like isoform X2 — MSCISLAVWAWRTWSSGCDSCHPSAFSNNRISVEGALRLAVGLRENKTLKILKMIRNPMQNEGCCGVLKALQANSGTGMEILDLPDIPVSKELAELCEAVQTLLPNLLLRRGGSTKLQRKSLLAVELWPQPKVLAPWPCEELILPRVKTPS, encoded by the exons ATGTCTTGTATCAGCCTGGCTGTGTGGGCATGGAGAACCTGGAGCTCAGGCTGTGACTCATGCCATCCATCTGCTTTTAGCAATAATCGTATTTCTGTGGAAGGAGCTCTGCGACTGGCAGTTGGCCTGAGAGAAAACAAGACTCTGAAGATCCTTAAG ATGATCAGAAATCCCATGCAGAACGAAGGATGCTGTGGGGTCCTCAAAGCTCTACAGGCAAATTCTGGCACTGGCATGGAGATCCTGGACCTGCCA GACATTCCTGTGAGCAAAGAGttggcagagctgtgtgagGCCGTGCAAACACTTCTCCCAAATCTTCTTCTCCGACGTGGTGGAAGCACAAAATTGCAGAGGAAAAGTCTGTTGGCAGTCGAGCTTTGGCCTCAGCCCAAAGTGTTGG CTCCTTGGCCTTGTGAGGAGCTCATACTCCCCAGGGTGAAGACTCCATCTTAG
- the DGCR6L gene encoding protein DGCR6L — MERFGGSGYEVATAELSRQQERHYRLLSELQELVKALPSSCQQRLSYTTLSDLALALLDGTVFEIVQGLLEIQHLTEKNLYSQRLKLHSEHRGLKQELFHRHKEAQQCCRPHNLPLLRAAQQREMEAVEQRIREEQRMMDEKIVLELDQKVIDQQSTLEKAGVSGFYITTNPQELTLQMNLLELIRKLQQKESESEKAFP, encoded by the exons ATGGAACGGTTCGGTGGTTCTGGGTATGAAGTGGCGACGGCGGAGCTGTCCCGGCAGCAGGAGCGGCACTACCGgctgctgtcagagctgcaggagctggtgaAAGCGCTGCCCAG ctcctgccagcagcGCTTGTCCTACACGACGCTGAGCGACCTGGCGCTGGCGCTGCTGGATGGGACGGTGTTTGAGATCGtgcaggggctgctggagaTCCAGCACCTCACTGAGAAGAACCTCTACAGCCAGCGCCTCAAGCTGCATAGCGAGCACCGCG GGCTGAAGCAGGAGCTCTTCCACCGGCACAAGGaggcccagcagtgctgcaggccgCACAACCTGCCGCTGCTCCGCGCCGCCCAGCAGCGGGAGATGGAG GCTGTGGAGCAACGAATTCGAGAGGAGCAGCGAATGATGGATGAGAAAATCGTCTTGGAACTGGACCAAAAAGTGATCGACCAGCAGAGCACCCTGGAGAAGGCTGGGGTGTCTGGCTTCTACATCACCACCAACCCCCAG gaGCTGACTTTACAGATGAACTTACTGGAATTGATTCGGAAGTTGCAGCAGAAGGAATCTGAGTCGGAGAAGGCTTTTCCCTGA